The Chitinophaga pinensis DSM 2588 region GCCCATACGGGGATAAGGCACCTCGCTGAGATGTGCGGCGAGAGAAGAATCCAGCCCCTGTATTGCAACAGCCGTACTATATGCAGGTGTCGTGAAAATCACACGGGATGCGTTCAACATGGCGGTATTACCGCTCTCTGTATATTGTAAAATATAGTCGTCTGCCCCACGGGTAACGCCTGTTATAGCACAATTGAATCTTATTTTACTGGTAAGCAGGGATTGTAATCTGTTGGTCAGTGTGGCATTACCTCCTTTAAAGGCAATGATCTTACGGCCGCCCATAGCGCCTTTATTCTTCATCAGTCCCTGCGTAACACTACCGTATTTCTTTTCCCACTGTGGCAGCATCGGGAGGACCTCCCCTACTGACATCAGATCAGGATTACCTGCATAAATGCCGGAAAGTACGGGCTCAAACAGGTATTCATTTATTTCCTTTCCAAAGCGGCGGGTCACAAAGGAGGAGACTGTTTCTTCTCCTTCCGGGGCAGCCGCTTTGCGAAATCTTTCTGTGAACAACCGCCATTTAGCGCCGCCACTGATATAGTCCGATTGCAGTATCTTAAACGGATGTGGAGATACGGCATGTAATTTATTATTTCTGACCAGGAAGCGGTTTTTACTGGCAGCAGCTGCTTCCAGCACCTCCTCCTGCAAACCCAGTTGATCGATATAGGCCATGAACTCGGGAGAAGCGGCCAGAGAATTCGGGCCTGCATCCAGTTCGTAACCGTCTATATGTAATGATTTTACAACACCTCCCGCATAGGAAGAGGCTTCCATAATTTCATAGGGAATGCCCTTCTGCTGTAATTCGTAGGCAATACTTAGTCCGGCAATACCGGCGCCGGCAATGATAACGGGTTGTGTTTGCATGGTTGCGGATATTGGTCATAACTGGTCAGGACATCGCTGTCATCCATTTTACCACTGCGCCCACCCATAGCGGATGTACATTCAGACAAGGTATCATGGTAAAGCTGTCGCCACCACTATTTATAAAGGTATGTTTACCTTCCACTGCAATTTCTTCCAGCGTTTCAAGACAGTCCGACACAAATGCAGGACAAGCCACCAGCAAACGCTTCACTCCCTTCTTTGGCAATTCCTCCAGCGTAGCGGCAGTATAAGGTTTCAGCCATTCTTCCCTGCCCAGGCGGGACTGGAAGGTAACGCTCCACTTCTCTCTCGGTATTTTCAGTTTCTCTGCTACCAGTTCGGAGGTAATAAATACCTGGTGACGATAACAGAACTCATGTGCAGGAGAACCGACATGGCAGCAGTCTTCTACCTGCAGACAGTGTTTTCCTGTAATATCTCCTTTTCGTATGTGCCTCTCAGGTACACCATGATAGCTGAATAACAGGTGATCAAAGTCCTGCGACACATAGGGACGCATACTCTCTGCCAGCGCGTTGATATAATCAGGCTCGCTGTAGTAGGGAGGTACGATATTTAAAGTAAACGGATACTTCTTTTTCTTATGTACAGCCTTTGCGTGCTCTACAGCCGTCTCATAAGAAGACATGGCATAGTGCGGATATAAAGGCAACAGGATCACTTCTTTCAGATTGGGATTCTGCTTGAGCAGCTTGTCATATGCGTCTTCCTGAGAAGGATTACCGTAACGCATAGAGATTTCCACAGGCATCTGCAGATCATGCTGTACAGCGTTCTGCAATTGCTTTGTCAATGCGATCAACGGAGAACCCTCTTCCCACCAGATGGATTTATAAGCCTCTGCTGACTTAGGCGCACGCCTTGGCACTATAATACCTTTGATCAGCATTAAGCGGAACAGATACGGATAGTCAATTACCCGTTTATCCATTAAAAACTCATTGAGATAACGCTTAACATCCGGTACTGCCGTAGAATCCGGCGACCCGAGGTTCATCAGAATAATTCCTTTATCAGATTTAGCTTCCATCCTTATACTTAAAATTGTTGCAAATGTAACGGCTTATCCCGCCTGCAAATGTCATACAATTGTTGAAATAATTTAATTATTAACTATAATGTAATAGATAACGTATATCAGTATGTAAACTGACAAAAGTCATTTTTATGCATGTCATTATACCAGCAGTAGAAATGACACACTAATGACAGCCTGCTGCCCTTTCTTGCAGTCTATGCAAGTATTTTTGCACCCGGAAGCTTATAAGAACAAAATGCAGGGTAGTCATTCAAAAGATATAGCCCATTTTCATATCGTTGGTATCAACTATAAGAAAACAGATGCTGCTATAAGAGGATCGTTTGCTATTAACCAGGTACAATATCAGCACTTACTCGAAAGTGCAAAGTCCCTAGACCTGGATGATATTTTTGTACTCTCAACATGCAACAGAACTGAGATCTATGGTTTTGCCAATGATCCACAGCAACTGGTGGAGCTGGTGTGCAATGAAACCGATGGTGATTGCAATCTATTCAGCCAGTTATCTTATGTGAAAACGGGAGAAGAAGCCATTAAACACCTTTATCAGGTAGGCACAGGACTGGACTCACAGATCCTCGGGGATTATGAGATCATCGGTCAGATACGCAATGCAACGAAATTTTCCAAAGCAAATGGTTGTTTCGGCGGATTCCAGGAAAGACTGGTGAACAGCGTATTACAGGTATCCAAGCTTATCAAGAATGAAACAGGTCTCAGCTCCGGTACCGTTTCTGTGGCATTTGCCGCAGTACGCCTGCTGGAACATAAAGTGCCTGATATTCATCAGA contains the following coding sequences:
- the hemG gene encoding protoporphyrinogen oxidase, with the translated sequence MQTQPVIIAGAGIAGLSIAYELQQKGIPYEIMEASSYAGGVVKSLHIDGYELDAGPNSLAASPEFMAYIDQLGLQEEVLEAAAASKNRFLVRNNKLHAVSPHPFKILQSDYISGGAKWRLFTERFRKAAAPEGEETVSSFVTRRFGKEINEYLFEPVLSGIYAGNPDLMSVGEVLPMLPQWEKKYGSVTQGLMKNKGAMGGRKIIAFKGGNATLTNRLQSLLTSKIRFNCAITGVTRGADDYILQYTESGNTAMLNASRVIFTTPAYSTAVAIQGLDSSLAAHLSEVPYPRMGVLHLGFGQEAQQKAPAGFGFLVPHAAGKHFLGAICNSAIFPSRVPTGKVLFTVFVGGARQEQLFDQLGPEKLQQTVVNELMELLGLTTPPEMQRFSEWNRAIPQLNVGYAQTRQQIRFFEQRYPGIRLGGNYVTGVAVPAIIQAAKGYC
- the hemH gene encoding ferrochelatase; translation: MEAKSDKGIILMNLGSPDSTAVPDVKRYLNEFLMDKRVIDYPYLFRLMLIKGIIVPRRAPKSAEAYKSIWWEEGSPLIALTKQLQNAVQHDLQMPVEISMRYGNPSQEDAYDKLLKQNPNLKEVILLPLYPHYAMSSYETAVEHAKAVHKKKKYPFTLNIVPPYYSEPDYINALAESMRPYVSQDFDHLLFSYHGVPERHIRKGDITGKHCLQVEDCCHVGSPAHEFCYRHQVFITSELVAEKLKIPREKWSVTFQSRLGREEWLKPYTAATLEELPKKGVKRLLVACPAFVSDCLETLEEIAVEGKHTFINSGGDSFTMIPCLNVHPLWVGAVVKWMTAMS